One Archocentrus centrarchus isolate MPI-CPG fArcCen1 chromosome 10, fArcCen1, whole genome shotgun sequence genomic region harbors:
- the LOC115786647 gene encoding uncharacterized protein LOC115786647: MCKMEQHSKCYCSVPFCSNSKRKQPQLSFHDFPKDKHVRVKWITAIRREESAKFTIQRGSTYVCSQHFRPEELYVRPGGSRVRLMKGSVPSRFVWNNFGSRRETRQTPDERASTRPGSDIEAAVGERDAQEIEAMRWEPAANVMEHDYSRPPAPGIVDAAAARIKELEQIVMELENQIKQLTFLTDQPKLSRFCLTDEEFHFFTRFTTEEIFKLFWESVEPSASRIIYWTRAQREAYETPTPHHELLLIDECFLFLCRIAAGLKEQALASMFKVSLSTVGRIIITWTSYFYLVLGSQPSWMSRKQVQATMSEKFRQYYPEVRVLIDCAEVRCETATSLTQQSESFSNYKNHTAFKGLIGVAPCGVITFVSQLYTGSISDQEIIRRPNFSHLLQPGDGVMADKGFQIEKILAEVGATLIIPPFKKSAQFSKEDAEKTQAIARLRVLVERAIRRVKEYHIWHGVVPLSLTGSLNQLWTICCLMSNYQGPLDIKEGRPV; encoded by the exons ATGTGCAAAATGGAACAGCACAGTAAATGTTATTGTAGTGTGCCTTTTTGCTCAAATagcaaaagaaaacagccaCAGTTGAGTTTTCATGACTTCCCAAAAGATAAACATGTGCGAGTTAAATGGATAACGGCTATTAGAAGAGAAGAAAGTGCGAAGTTTACCATCCAGCGTGGCAGTACGTATGTGTGCAGCCAGCACTTTAGGCCCGAGGAGCTTTATGTAAGACCGGGAGGGAGCCGAGTTAGACTGATGAAGGGGTCCGTGCCATCACGATTTGTGTGGAATAATTTTGGGAGTCGGAGGGAAACTCGTCAGACACCAGACGAGAGAGCAAGTACTCGTCCTGGTTCCGACATTGAAGCCGCCGTGGGAGAGAGAGACGCGCAGGAAATCGAAGCGATGCGATGGGAACCTGCTGCTAATGTTATGGAGCACGATTACTCGCGTCCCCCAGCTCCTG GTATTGTggatgctgcagctgcaaggaTAAAGGAGCTGGAGCAAATAGTGATGGAGCTGGAGAACCAAATAAAGCAGCTGACATTCCTCACAGACCAACCTAAGCTGAGTCGTTTTTGCTTAACTGATGAGGAATTCCACTTCTTCACACGATTCACCACTGAGGAAATATTTAAGTTGTTCTGGGAGTCTGTTGAACCATCAGCTTCTAGGATTATTTACTGGACCAGAGCGCAGAGGGAAGCTTATGAAACACCCACACCTCATCACGAGCTGCTACTCATTGATgagtgtttcctgtttctttgcCGCATTGCTGCTGGACTCAAGGAACAAGCTTTGGCGTCAATGTTCAAGGTCAGTTTGTCAACTGTTGGCCGCATCATCATAACCTGGACCAGTTACTTTTACCTTGTTTTGGGCTCTCAACCTTCATGGATGAGTCGAAAGCAGGTGCAAGCTACTATGTCTGAAAAATTTCGCCAGTACTACCCAGAGGTTCGTGTGCTCATTGACTGCGCAGAGGTCCGCTGTGAGACGGCAACATCACTCACCCAGCAGTCTGAAAGTTTCTCAAATTATAAAAATCACACAGCTTTCAAAGGACTGATTGGGGTTGCTCCCTGTGGTGTCATCACATTTGTTTCACAGCTTTACACCGGATCCATCTCCGATCAGGAGATAATTCGGAGGCCTAACTTCTCCCACCTGCTGCAACCAGGAGATGGAGTGATGGCTGATAAGGGTTTTCAGATTGAAAAGATTTTAGCAGAAGTAGGAGCCACCCTGATCATCCCCCCTTTCAAGAAGTCTGCTCAATTCAGCAAGGAAGATGCAGAGAAGACACAAGCAATAGCTCGTCTAAGAGTGCTGGTGGAAAGGGCAATCCGCAGAGTGAAAGAGTACCACATCTGGCATGGGGTTGTTCCGCTTTCCCTCACAGGCTCCCTCAACCAACTTTGGACCATCTGTTGCTTGATGTCAAACTACCAGGGTCCCCTGGACATCAAGGAGGGTAGACCTGTTTGA
- the arl13a gene encoding ADP-ribosylation factor-like protein 13A, translating into MDIDILLYQFQRRWWPLCTPCSPQVNMFNLMSNCCTWVSKIQEPIRKVTILVVGLDKAGKTSSIRGMLRVPNGVESGPTHGCIRYELRVENYLVTLFDVGGSAESRGAWRELYGEAHGIIFVVDSNDRQRIKEAREVLSDLLKQPRVAGKPLLVLANKQDKMNALLGSELIEILCLEKLVNQSRSLCHIEPCSALMDLRRWSDRKTLRGLRWLLRAVCLDYPELCARVAQDSKRPLEPREREKNGKVQRKTKVERIRSSKSDLRKVHRPKDKEKKPKSEGKLQPIRNMLQKDTSLKKKLKTPKKKKPVKVKEDEKDEEPDNEQEEEEDGDGNEGEQENSGHRDKASSALIPPKKGKLKRKTKVKEETLDVPESPENDEKPLKVKGEKRKKKRAVKVKRKNKINTEEMPAAYSQPADLSATFDLYRKAILALKERQDQGQ; encoded by the exons ATGGACATAGACATACTTCT GTACCAGTTTCAAAGAAGATGGTGGCCACTGTGCACACCTTGCTCACCTCAAGTAAACATGTTCAACCTGATGAGCAACTGCTGCACCTGGGTCTCCAAAATACAGGAACCAATCAG GAAAGTGACCATTCTTGTGGTTGGTCTTGacaaagcaggaaaaacatCCTCCATCAGAGGCATGTTAAGAG TCCCCAATGGTGTCGAATCAGGACCCACCCATGGCTGCATTAGATATGAGCTGAGAGTGGAGAACTACCTGGTCACACTCTTTGATGTTGGAGGATCCGCAGAGTCGCGTGGAGCCTGGAGGGAGCTCTATGGAGAGGCTCATGGCATCATCTTTGTGGTGGACTCCAATGACAGGCAAAGGATAAAGGAGGCCAGGGAGGTTCTTTCAGACCTGCTGAAACAGCCAAGGGTAGCAGGAAAGCCCCTACTAGT GTTGGCCAACAAACAGGATAAAATGAACGCTTTGCTGGGTAGTGAATTGATTGAgattttgtgtttagagaagCTGGTCAACCAGAGCCGCTCTCTGTGCCATATT GAGCCTTGTTCAGCCTTAATGGACCTGCGACGCTGGTCAGACAGAAAGACTCTGCGAGGTCTTCGCTGGTTGCTGCGAGCTGTTTGTCTGGATTATCCAGAGCTGTGTGCTCGAGTAGCTCAGGACAGCAAAAGGCCTCTGGAGccaagagagagggagaagaatGGAAAAGTGCAAAGAAAAACCAAGGTTGAACG AATAAGATCCAGCAAGTCAGACCTTCGCAAGGTTCATCGGCCcaaagacaaggaaaaaaaGCCCAAGAGCgaaggaaagctgcaacctatTCGGAACATGCTGCAAAAG GACACTTCACTGAAAAAGAAGCTTAAAACgccgaagaagaagaagccggTTAAGGTGAAGGAAGATGAAAAAGATGAAGAGCCAGACAATgaacaagaagaggaagaggacggTGATGGCAATGAAGGAGAGCAAGAAAACTCCGGCCACAGAGACAAAGCCAGCAGTGCCCTGATCCCTCCAAAAAAAGGCAAACTTAAACGCAAAACAAAGGTGAAAGAAGAGACACTGGATGTGCCAGAGTCACCCGAGAACGACGAGAAGCCACTGAAAG TtaaaggagaaaagaggaagaagaagagagccgtgaaagtaaaaagaaaaaacaagatcAACACAGAGGAGATGCCTGCAGCTTATTCTCAGCCCGCTGACCTCTCTGCAACCTTTG ATCTTTACCGGAAAGCAATACTAGCTCTGAAAGAACGTCAGGATCAGGGACAGTGA
- the tmem35 gene encoding putative acetylcholine receptor chaperone, with the protein MASPRTVTIVALSFALGLFFVFMGTIKLTPRLSKDAYDEMKRAYKSYAKALPGLKKIGISSVLLRKIIGSLEVGCGVVLTLVPGRPKDVANFLLLLVMLAVLFFHQLVGDPLKRYAHALVFGILLTCRLLIARQSDDRPERDDSREEQHINDQEKNKVKQS; encoded by the exons ATGGCCTCACCAAGGACAGTAACCATTGTGGCCCTTTCTTTTGCTCTGGGTTTATTTTTCGTGTTTATGGGGACCATTAAGCTCACCCCGAGACTAAGCAAAGATGCATACGACGAAATG aAAAGAGCATACAAGAGCTATGCCAAAGCATTGCCAGGTCTGAAGAAGATCGGGATCAGCTCAGTCCTGCTACGTAAGATCATTGGCTCTCTGGAGGTGGGCTGTGGCGTGGTGCTCACCCTCGTGCCGGGCCGGCCGAAGGATGTGGCCAACTTCTTGCTGCTGCTTGTTATGCTGGCTGTGCTGTTCTTTCACCAGCTAGTAGGAGACCCCTTGAAACGGTACGCCCACGCTCTAGTCTTTGGTATTCTGCTCACCTGCCGATTGCTCATTGCCCGCCAGAGTGATGACCGGCCGGAGAGAGACGACAGCAGAGAGGAACAGCACATCAACGATCAGGAAAAGAACAAGGTCAAGCAGTCTTAA